Proteins encoded together in one Psilocybe cubensis strain MGC-MH-2018 chromosome 8, whole genome shotgun sequence window:
- a CDS encoding NAD/NADP-dependent indole-3-acetaldehyde reductase yields the protein MTIPPIESFPLLDGTSIPWLAWGNGTGGARRNAVECGHLALAGGVRHIDTAQLYENERETGEAIRLAGLKREDVYVTSKISCTENDTPLPLSAVPASIQASLDRLGSIPDLYLIHNPFVARPGELKALWHVLEDFKEQGKLKSIGVSNFRPQDLEEILEGARYTPVVNQIEYHPYTLAHLQPLLDLHARHGIVTASYGTLTPLLRHPSGGGPLAPILQRIASRLSDALGKQVEKSTVLMLWARARGVVVVTASGNAERVKKLGEIASLPPGLLTEKEVEEITRVGRGVHFRYYTEHMEKDFPVPDLPRE from the exons ATGACAATCCCACCCATCGAATCTTTCCCTCTGCTCGACGGGACATCCATCCCCTGGCTTGCATGGGGCAACGGTACAGGCGGTGCGCGACGCAACGCAGTCGAGTGCGGACACCTTGCGCTGGCTGGCGGTGTGCGCCATATCGATACCGCACAGCTGTATGAGAATGAACGTGAGACGGGCGAGGCGATCCGCCTCGCGGGTTTGAAAAGGGAGGATGTGTATGTGACGTCGAAGA TCTCATGCACCGAAAATGACACACCCCTCCCCCTCTCCGCCGTACCCGCGTCAATCCAGGCCTCGCTCGACCGCCTCGGCTCCATCCCGGACCTATACCTCATCCACAACCCCTTCGTCGCCCGACCGGGAGAGCTCAAGGCTTTGTGGCACGTCCTCGAAGACTTCAAGGAGCAGGGGAAGTTGAAGAGTATAGGCGTGAGCAACTTCCGCCCACAGGATTTAGAGGAGATTTTAGAGGGCGCGAGGTATACGCCAGTTGTTAACCag ATCGAGTACCACCCATACACACTCGCGCACCTTCAACCCCTCCTCGATCTACACGCGCGCCACGGCATCGTTACAGCATCCTACGGGACCCTCACTCCGCTCCTACGTCACCCAAGCGGCGGGGGACCGCTCGCACCCATTCTCCAACGCATCGCGTCCCGGCTCTCGGATGCACTGGGAAAGCAGGTTGAGAAGAGTACGGTGCTGATGTTGTGGGCGCGTGCGAGGGGCGTGGTGGTGGTTACGGCCAGCGGGAATGCGGAGCGGGTGAAAAAGCTTGGAGAGATTGCGTCGTTGCCTCCGGGGCTGTTGACGGAGAAGGAGGTAGAGGAGATTACGAGGGTTGGGAGGGGTGTGCATTTTAGATATTAT